The Dryobates pubescens isolate bDryPub1 chromosome 7, bDryPub1.pri, whole genome shotgun sequence nucleotide sequence GGCGAAGCAACACGATGGAGCAGGGGTGGTGATGGCGGAACCAGCGGAGCTGCAGCGCGAGTCGGTGGTGCAGTTCCTAGCGGCACGGGGCGGGCGGGCCCGCAAcacggagctgctggagcatttCCGGGACTGGCACAGCCCCTCAGACCCTGACCGCCGCACAGCCGCCCGCCAGCACTTCAAGGAGCTGGTCAATGCTGTGGCCACCGTGCGCCAGGAGCCGGACACCGGCGTCAAGTACGTGCACCTTCGTCGCCGGTACTGCGCTCTGGAGTTCCCCGCCGCCGCCCTGACCTCCGGAGAGGAGAAGGCGGCGGCAACGGTGGTGGGGGACAGCGCGCAGCGGCCGAGCCCGTTGCCTTCCCCGCAGGCGGGCGATGAGGAGGCGCCGCCACCGGCGATTGGGGATGCcggcagctgccctcagcccgCGCGGCGGCGGGGCGAGCCACCCCGTCCGAACCCAGCAGCGGCCGCAGGCCAGCGGAAGGGCTCCCGGCGGGGGCCGCTTCCCGGGCGCAGTGGAGGCGGCGGTGAAGAGGCTGCGGTAGCGGCGGGCCCCGGGaggcctcctcctccaccaccaccagcgGAGGAGGCAGCGGCGGCCGACGGCGCCCCCGGAGCGGCAGCGCAGGGGGGCGGCCGCAGGAGCCTACGGGAGGCGACGCGGGGCGGCTCGCCCCAGCTGAAGCGCGGTGCCCTCCCCGGGGGTGGCCGCGGCCGCGGCGGTGATTCAGACAGCGCCTCGGTCTCCTTGTCTTCCGCGGACGAGGAGGGGAGCACCACCGGTGCCGTGGCCCTGGATCCTCTGGAGCACGCATGGATGCTGTCCGCCTCGGACGGGCGGTGGGAGagcctggaggggctgctgagctgcGAACCGGCGCTGTTCTGCAAG carries:
- the SOWAHC gene encoding ankyrin repeat domain-containing protein SOWAHC, translated to MAEPAELQRESVVQFLAARGGRARNTELLEHFRDWHSPSDPDRRTAARQHFKELVNAVATVRQEPDTGVKYVHLRRRYCALEFPAAALTSGEEKAAATVVGDSAQRPSPLPSPQAGDEEAPPPAIGDAGSCPQPARRRGEPPRPNPAAAAGQRKGSRRGPLPGRSGGGGEEAAVAAGPGRPPPPPPPAEEAAAADGAPGAAAQGGGRRSLREATRGGSPQLKRGALPGGGRGRGGDSDSASVSLSSADEEGSTTGAVALDPLEHAWMLSASDGRWESLEGLLSCEPALFCKRDFITGFTVLHWAAKHGRQELLARLVNFAQRHQLPVDINARTSGGHTALHIAAMHGHAEVVKLLVGAYDADVDIRDYSGRKAAQYLHQGTSGDMRSLVGALDEEEEEEEGAASNGGGRWRLSKVLPSNLMSYRLSHHHHHHSTGEEAEGTEGTAVPGKGKEMTRKASGSGRMKPRLNKIRFRTQIIHNTPSFRGDTEEEEHEEKSLKASFKLRPKSNVFG